Genomic DNA from Natronincola ferrireducens:
TCATCGGATACAATGTTACCACTTCCATCTTTTTTATATAATTTTTTATTTGCTAAGGACAAAAGACTATTTTCAATAATATCATTGAACAAAATTAATTCGTCATTAATTTTTAACATTCCATCAATTTCTACAAGTCTTTCGTTGTTACTTAACTCCCTCTTTAATCCTATGTTATATTTAATAAATCCAAATAACTTTGTAATATGGTTATCAAAAGCTTCCCTTCCTATATAGATTTTTGCCTTATCATTAATCTTTAGAAAGTCCTCTAATCCACCCCCATGGTCATAATGACCATGGGATATTATTGCTATATCAACTTCTTCTAGATTTACACCTAGTTTTTTGGCATTATCTACAAAGTAGTGATTTGGGCCTGTATCAAACAGTATTTTATGCCTTATTGTTTCAATATATAGAGAGAGACCATGTTTGCACTTATAATTCTTTGAAATAGTACTATTTTCTAATAAGGTTATTATTTTCATTTTTACCCTCCTCGTATAATATTCGATAAGTTTCTTTAATCTCCTTTGAATAAGTTATGAGTTTTTAGCAAAAAACTAAATTGAATTTTAAATATTTATATAATAAAAAAAGAAGAATAATATAAATTTACTTATAGATAAAAGGGTGGGCGCTATAAAGTTAGCCTACATTAATTGTTAAAAATACTACCAAAGGGAGGGGTAATAAATGAATAATATCGTAGTAATAGGTAGTTTGAATATGGACATGGTAGTTAAGGTTGACCAAATTCCTAAGGTTGGAGAAACTGTGTTGGGGGGAGCCTTTAAAACAATACCTGGTGGGAAAGGTGCCAATCAAGCAGTGGCTGCTGCCAGATTAAATGGCAATGTTTCTATGATAGGTAGAGTTGGTAGGGATGTATTTGGAGAGGAACTGCTAAAAAACCTGCAACAAGAAAACATTAACACCCAAGGTGTTACCCAAGATGATGAGGAAACTACGGGTATCGCTATGATTAATGTTGATAAAAAAGGCAATAATAATATCGTTGTAGCACCTGGGGCCAACTATAAGTGTATTCCACAAGACATAGATGCCTTTGAAAATATTGTTGCAACTGCTAAGGTAATGGTTTTACAGATGGAAATACCTATGGAGACCATTGAATATGGGATAAAGCTGGCTAAGAAATATAATATTAAGGTTATATTAAATCCAGCTCCAGCAGTAGCGATTAAAAAGGATATTTTAGAGGATATATATTTGCTCACTCCCAATGAAACTGAGCTAGAGGTACTTACAGGATTAAAGGTAAGTAATGAAGAGGAAACAAAAACAGCTGCCATGGAATTAATAAAGATGGGGGTTAAAAGAGTTATTGTTACCCTAGGAGATAAAGGGGTAATGCTGGTTGAAAAAGATGAAGAACAAGTAATAAAGGGTTATAAAGTAAAAGCGGTGGATACCACTGCTGCAGGAGACTCCTTTACAGGAGCTTTAGCCGTATCTTTGGCTGAAGGTAAGGATTTAAAAGAGGCCATTCTCTTTGCAAATGCTGTGGCCGCCCTATCTGTTACAAGAGAGGGGGCCCAGACTTCTTTGCCAAACTTAGAGGAAGTAAAGACTTTTATAAAGGAGAGAAAATAAGATGAAAAAAACACAGCTTATTCATTCAGAGATTTCAGCGGTTATTGCTGAAATGGGACATACAGATATGTTGGTAATAGCTGATGGTGGACTTCCTATACCAAAAGGAGTAAAAAAAATTGACATAGCCCTTACAGCAGGGATACCCAGTTTTTTAGACACCCTCTATACTATATTATCAGAACTAAAAGTTGAAGAAATTGTAATAGCTAAAGAAATGCTGGAAATAAGTCCCCATTTATATGAAAAAATAAAAGCATTAGTTAATGAAGAAGTAAAGATATCAAAAGTAAGCCATGAAGCTTTTAAAGGCCTAACAATTGATGCAAAGACTATAATAAGAACCGGGGAATTCACTCCCTATGCCAATATTATATTAAAATCTGGTGTAGTCTTTTAAATTAAGAAAGGGTGAGATGA
This window encodes:
- a CDS encoding MBL fold metallo-hydrolase, producing the protein MKIITLLENSTISKNYKCKHGLSLYIETIRHKILFDTGPNHYFVDNAKKLGVNLEEVDIAIISHGHYDHGGGLEDFLKINDKAKIYIGREAFDNHITKLFGFIKYNIGLKRELSNNERLVEIDGMLKINDELILFNDIIENSLLSLANKKLYKKDGSGNIVSDDFKHEINLLIKENDSYNLLCGCAHRGITNIINRAKELTNTNIKTVIGGFHLMGMKKKSLETEDFLEMLAKTLNANGTKEYYTCHCTGKDAYHYFKQNMSNVNELKTGMTINI
- the rbsK gene encoding ribokinase encodes the protein MNNIVVIGSLNMDMVVKVDQIPKVGETVLGGAFKTIPGGKGANQAVAAARLNGNVSMIGRVGRDVFGEELLKNLQQENINTQGVTQDDEETTGIAMINVDKKGNNNIVVAPGANYKCIPQDIDAFENIVATAKVMVLQMEIPMETIEYGIKLAKKYNIKVILNPAPAVAIKKDILEDIYLLTPNETELEVLTGLKVSNEEETKTAAMELIKMGVKRVIVTLGDKGVMLVEKDEEQVIKGYKVKAVDTTAAGDSFTGALAVSLAEGKDLKEAILFANAVAALSVTREGAQTSLPNLEEVKTFIKERK
- the rbsD gene encoding D-ribose pyranase, with translation MKKTQLIHSEISAVIAEMGHTDMLVIADGGLPIPKGVKKIDIALTAGIPSFLDTLYTILSELKVEEIVIAKEMLEISPHLYEKIKALVNEEVKISKVSHEAFKGLTIDAKTIIRTGEFTPYANIILKSGVVF